A part of Pararhizobium sp. A13 genomic DNA contains:
- the apbC gene encoding iron-sulfur cluster carrier protein ApbC, whose protein sequence is MADVTKEQVLEKLKGVRGPDMDGNIVDMGLVSDVFISDSKVYFSITVPAERARELDPLRAAAERVVKEIPGVKGAMVALTADKKATPSSAPVQRPAAAPSHAGHSHAGHTHAAAPGQRPAAPAKAGIPGVGAIIAVASGKGGVGKSTTSVNLALALKANGLRVGILDADIYGPSMPRLLKISGRPQQIEGRMIRPMENYGLKVMSMGFLVDEEVAMIWRGPMIQSALLQMLREVAWGELDVLVVDMPPGTGDAQLTMAQQVPLAGAVIVSTPQDLALIDARKGLAMFRKVEVPVFGIVENMSYFIAPDTGKRYDIFGHGGARKEAERIGVPFLGEVPLTIGIRETSDAGTPVVACEPDSEITRVYREIARKVWDQISAQKADTSRAMPSIVFE, encoded by the coding sequence ATGGCAGACGTCACCAAGGAACAGGTCCTCGAGAAACTGAAAGGCGTGCGCGGACCGGATATGGACGGCAATATCGTCGACATGGGTCTCGTCTCCGATGTCTTCATCTCCGATTCCAAGGTCTACTTCTCGATTACAGTACCGGCTGAACGCGCGCGTGAACTCGATCCCCTGCGCGCAGCTGCCGAGCGTGTGGTCAAGGAGATCCCCGGCGTCAAAGGCGCCATGGTGGCGCTGACCGCCGACAAGAAGGCAACGCCCTCTTCAGCGCCGGTACAGAGGCCCGCCGCAGCACCGTCTCACGCCGGACATTCCCATGCGGGGCATACGCATGCCGCTGCTCCCGGCCAGCGCCCCGCAGCTCCGGCAAAGGCCGGCATTCCGGGCGTCGGCGCGATCATCGCCGTTGCATCCGGCAAGGGCGGCGTCGGAAAGTCGACAACCTCGGTCAACCTGGCCCTGGCGCTGAAGGCCAATGGTCTGCGCGTCGGCATTCTCGATGCCGATATCTACGGCCCGTCGATGCCGCGCCTCCTGAAGATTTCCGGCCGTCCGCAGCAGATCGAGGGCAGGATGATCCGGCCGATGGAAAACTACGGCCTGAAGGTCATGTCGATGGGCTTCCTCGTCGACGAGGAGGTCGCGATGATCTGGCGCGGCCCGATGATCCAGTCGGCGCTGCTGCAGATGCTGCGTGAAGTCGCCTGGGGCGAGCTCGACGTGCTCGTTGTCGATATGCCGCCGGGCACCGGCGATGCACAACTGACCATGGCCCAGCAGGTGCCGCTCGCAGGCGCCGTCATCGTCTCGACACCGCAGGACCTGGCGCTGATCGATGCGCGCAAGGGGCTTGCGATGTTCCGCAAGGTCGAGGTGCCGGTGTTCGGCATCGTCGAGAACATGAGCTATTTCATCGCGCCCGATACCGGCAAGCGCTACGATATCTTCGGACATGGCGGCGCCCGCAAGGAGGCCGAGCGCATCGGCGTGCCCTTCCTCGGCGAAGTGCCGCTGACGATAGGCATCCGCGAAACCTCCGACGCCGGCACGCCGGTGGTCGCCTGCGAGCCTGACAGCGAGATTACCCGGGTCTACCGCGAGATCGCTAGAAAAGTCTGGGATCAGATCTCGGCGCAGAAGGCCGATACGTCGCGGGCGATGCCCAGCATCGTCTTCGAATAG
- a CDS encoding magnesium transporter CorA family protein, whose protein sequence is MITAYRDNGEAVVISAVKPPASLPSDIVWIDMLRPDKAEDFLVESFLGIEVPTREDLKDIEPSSRLYTAKDAVFMTASLVCKADSGRPELTDVAFVLARGLLITVRYEEPKAFDLFTAAMHRIPGGCATGTILATRLFETITDRTAEILEIAVAKIDALSLQVFGDRPVGKRRPPHYLEAKLIDVASHHRLVAKTRDSLASLSRVLTFLYTVPSVQENRDAKELCRTISRDIQSLSEHASFISGNITFLLDASLGLINVEQNAIIKIFSIAAVVFLPPTLVASLYGMNFDVMPELQWTFGYPMAVIAMVISAIVPYYFFRWKGWL, encoded by the coding sequence ATGATCACTGCCTATCGTGACAATGGCGAAGCCGTCGTGATCAGCGCGGTGAAGCCCCCCGCTTCCTTGCCGTCCGATATCGTCTGGATTGATATGCTGCGCCCGGACAAGGCGGAGGATTTTCTGGTCGAAAGTTTTCTCGGCATCGAGGTGCCGACACGGGAAGACTTGAAGGACATCGAACCCTCCAGCCGTCTCTACACGGCAAAGGACGCAGTGTTCATGACCGCATCACTCGTCTGCAAGGCCGATTCCGGCCGTCCGGAATTGACGGACGTTGCCTTCGTCCTGGCGCGGGGCCTGCTGATCACGGTCCGTTACGAAGAGCCGAAGGCGTTCGATCTGTTCACGGCTGCGATGCACCGCATCCCGGGCGGCTGCGCGACAGGGACGATCCTGGCGACGCGCCTCTTCGAAACCATCACCGACCGCACGGCAGAGATCCTCGAGATCGCGGTCGCCAAGATCGATGCCTTGTCGTTGCAGGTTTTTGGCGACCGTCCCGTCGGAAAACGCCGCCCGCCACATTATCTCGAAGCCAAGTTGATAGACGTCGCGTCGCATCACCGGCTGGTGGCAAAGACGCGCGACAGTTTGGCCTCGCTCTCCCGCGTTCTGACATTTCTCTATACGGTTCCGTCCGTGCAGGAAAACAGGGACGCCAAGGAACTCTGCCGGACGATTTCGCGTGATATCCAGTCTCTGTCGGAACACGCCTCGTTCATCTCGGGAAATATCACCTTCCTGCTCGATGCCTCTCTCGGGCTGATCAACGTCGAGCAGAATGCGATCATCAAGATTTTCTCGATCGCGGCCGTGGTCTTTCTGCCGCCGACCCTGGTTGCCTCGCTGTATGGCATGAATTTCGATGTCATGCCGGAACTGCAATGGACGTTCGGTTATCCCATGGCCGTGATAGCCATGGTGATTTCCGCAATTGTCCCCTACTACTTCTTTCGCTGGAAAGGCTGGCTTTGA
- a CDS encoding potassium transporter Kup, giving the protein MSHSVAQPASREKELRKFLLLALGSVGVVYGDIGTSPLYAFREALRPVAADGVTRFEVIGLISLMIWTLTIIVTLKYVLFLLRADNQGEGGTLSLLALLMKAASGHASRLFFMGIAGAALFIGDAMITPALSVLSAVEGLKLVTPALTDYVVPISVVILLGLFAVQSKGTAAVSNFFGPITLIWFLVMAAAGINHIRDDFGILAAFNPYYAVYFLLHAGFVGIVVLGAVFLTVTGAEALYADLGHFGRKPIQVAWIYLVFPALALNYLGQGALVLKHPETMSDPFFLMFPEWALLPVVILATAATIIASQAVITGAFSLTRQAIHLGFLPRMAIFHTSETQTGQIYLPNVNTLLLFGVMTLVFMFGSSESLATAYGVSVTGAMVVTTLLAFEFVRLRWNWPLYLACLVLLPLLALELVFLGANLLKIHDGGYVPILIAATFVVVMWTWKRGTKILHDKTRHTDIPLSSFVKSVERKSEHAPVSVPGTAIFLTSDPESTPAALLHNIKHNHVLHAQNFILTIRTANVPIVPKDHRVSASSISERFSLLEMHFGYMETQNVSQALGLFRKTGLKFDIMSTSFYLGRRKLVPDAQSGMPHWQDRLFIALANAAIDPSDYFRLPTNRVVELGSHVII; this is encoded by the coding sequence ATGTCCCATTCGGTAGCTCAACCTGCAAGCCGCGAAAAGGAATTGCGCAAATTTCTGCTGCTCGCGCTCGGTTCGGTCGGCGTTGTCTACGGCGATATCGGCACAAGCCCGCTCTATGCCTTCCGTGAAGCCTTGCGTCCGGTTGCGGCCGACGGCGTGACCCGCTTCGAGGTGATCGGTCTGATCTCGCTGATGATCTGGACCCTGACGATCATCGTGACGTTGAAATACGTTCTGTTCCTGCTGCGCGCCGACAACCAGGGTGAAGGCGGAACGCTGTCGCTCCTCGCACTCCTGATGAAAGCGGCCAGTGGCCATGCCTCGCGGCTTTTCTTCATGGGCATTGCCGGTGCCGCTCTCTTTATCGGCGATGCGATGATCACGCCGGCGCTTTCGGTGCTTTCCGCTGTGGAGGGTCTGAAACTCGTCACGCCGGCGCTGACCGATTATGTCGTTCCGATCTCCGTGGTCATCCTGCTCGGACTTTTCGCGGTCCAGTCGAAGGGCACTGCAGCCGTGTCGAACTTCTTCGGGCCGATCACTCTGATCTGGTTTCTCGTCATGGCGGCCGCCGGCATCAATCACATTCGCGACGATTTCGGCATTCTGGCCGCCTTCAATCCTTACTACGCCGTCTACTTCCTGCTCCATGCCGGTTTTGTCGGCATCGTCGTCCTCGGTGCCGTGTTCCTGACGGTGACGGGCGCAGAAGCGCTCTACGCCGACCTTGGGCATTTCGGCCGCAAGCCGATCCAGGTGGCCTGGATCTATCTGGTCTTCCCGGCGCTTGCGCTCAATTATCTGGGGCAAGGCGCGCTTGTGCTGAAACATCCGGAAACCATGTCAGATCCGTTCTTCCTGATGTTTCCGGAATGGGCGCTACTGCCGGTCGTCATTCTCGCCACCGCGGCCACCATCATTGCCAGCCAGGCGGTCATCACCGGTGCATTCTCGCTGACGCGGCAGGCGATCCACCTCGGTTTCCTGCCGCGCATGGCAATCTTCCACACCTCCGAGACCCAGACGGGCCAGATCTATCTTCCCAACGTCAACACGTTGCTTCTGTTTGGCGTGATGACGCTGGTCTTCATGTTCGGCTCGTCGGAATCGCTCGCCACCGCCTATGGTGTCTCTGTCACCGGGGCGATGGTGGTGACGACGCTGCTCGCCTTCGAATTCGTTCGCCTGCGCTGGAATTGGCCGCTCTATCTCGCCTGCCTGGTTCTGTTGCCGCTTCTGGCGCTCGAATTGGTCTTCCTTGGCGCGAACCTTTTGAAAATACACGACGGCGGCTATGTTCCGATCCTGATCGCGGCTACCTTCGTGGTCGTCATGTGGACGTGGAAACGCGGCACCAAGATCCTGCACGACAAGACGCGGCATACCGACATTCCGCTGTCGTCCTTCGTCAAATCTGTCGAACGCAAGAGCGAGCATGCACCGGTTTCCGTTCCCGGAACGGCCATCTTCCTGACCAGCGATCCGGAATCGACGCCGGCGGCGCTCCTGCACAATATCAAGCACAACCATGTGCTTCATGCGCAGAACTTCATTCTGACGATCCGCACCGCCAATGTGCCAATCGTGCCGAAGGACCACCGTGTCTCGGCCAGCAGCATTTCCGAGCGCTTCAGCCTGCTGGAAATGCACTTCGGCTACATGGAAACCCAGAACGTCTCGCAGGCGCTTGGCCTGTTCCGCAAGACCGGCCTGAAGTTCGACATCATGTCGACCTCTTTCTACCTCGGACGCCGCAAGCTGGTGCCGGATGCGCAGTCGGGCATGCCGCATTGGCAGGACAGGCTGTTCATTGCGCTCGCCAACGCCGCGATCGATCCCTCCGACTATTTCCGCCTGCCGACCAACCGTGTGGTGGAACTGGGTTCGCACGTCATCATCTGA
- a CDS encoding cell wall hydrolase has product MLGIGLFVGFPSVSAHSDLATFLSGINRGGERWRMYMTRSPAGSLHEVEMVFNDPITTGAIADGAGVDMPGGGQVSLTAAEKQADPRTDEERVNRKDKKGRIVAVAPVTPPKDFTAGSILQRTSALTEPLLDGEERMVFSKPSIKGKEIQIATAFYKKKASKRDPAISPMLASLVTNQAADVLATAYAPPEPDYARQSPFDSILREDKTGGRFIPEISPEDHAWAANPLPAGVFSEAEQKCLTSGIYFESRGESVKGQAAVAQVILNRVRNPAYPDTICAVVYQNKGWYNRCQFSFACDRIPDIVWSRSHWQTAKEVALAVTAGKIWLPEVGSATHYHATYVKPDWGPTMKRVSKIGKHIFYRTYGGGWS; this is encoded by the coding sequence ATGCTCGGCATCGGTCTTTTCGTCGGCTTCCCGTCAGTCTCGGCCCATTCCGATCTCGCAACCTTTCTCTCCGGCATCAATCGCGGCGGCGAACGCTGGCGCATGTATATGACCCGCTCTCCGGCAGGCTCGCTGCACGAGGTGGAGATGGTGTTCAACGACCCGATCACCACGGGCGCAATCGCCGATGGGGCAGGGGTCGACATGCCGGGCGGCGGGCAGGTGTCGCTGACGGCGGCAGAAAAGCAGGCCGATCCGCGCACGGACGAAGAGCGGGTGAACCGCAAGGACAAGAAAGGCCGCATCGTCGCCGTGGCGCCGGTAACGCCGCCGAAGGATTTTACCGCCGGCTCGATCCTGCAACGTACCAGTGCTCTGACGGAGCCGCTCCTCGACGGCGAGGAGCGCATGGTGTTTTCCAAGCCCAGCATCAAGGGCAAGGAAATCCAGATTGCCACCGCCTTCTACAAGAAGAAGGCGTCGAAGCGGGATCCCGCCATTTCGCCGATGCTGGCGAGCCTGGTGACCAACCAGGCGGCCGACGTGCTGGCGACCGCCTATGCGCCGCCGGAGCCGGACTATGCCCGCCAGTCGCCGTTCGATTCGATTCTGCGCGAGGACAAGACCGGCGGTCGGTTCATTCCCGAGATATCGCCGGAAGACCACGCCTGGGCGGCAAACCCGCTGCCGGCAGGTGTGTTTTCCGAAGCCGAGCAGAAATGCCTGACCTCGGGCATCTATTTCGAATCCCGCGGCGAATCGGTCAAGGGCCAGGCGGCCGTGGCGCAGGTCATTCTCAACCGTGTTCGCAACCCGGCCTATCCGGATACGATCTGCGCGGTCGTTTACCAGAACAAGGGCTGGTACAATCGCTGCCAGTTCTCGTTTGCCTGCGACCGTATCCCCGATATCGTCTGGTCGCGCTCCCATTGGCAGACCGCCAAGGAGGTGGCCCTTGCGGTCACTGCCGGCAAGATCTGGCTTCCGGAGGTCGGCTCCGCCACGCATTACCACGCGACCTACGTGAAGCCCGACTGGGGGCCGACGATGAAACGGGTCTCGAAGATCGGCAAGCACATCTTCTACCGCACCTATGGCGGCGGATGGAGCTGA
- a CDS encoding AtpZ/AtpI family protein, with the protein MTDNRKEGLEDRLKRLGSELSEKRKEDPKYAADEARAAENRKGYQVAVKLSSEFVAAIIVGALLGYLLDHFAGTGPWGMIILLLLGFCAGVLNVLRSAGMVAAPHPADQPGKGGKNKSDGA; encoded by the coding sequence ATGACGGACAACCGGAAAGAGGGTCTGGAAGATCGGCTGAAACGCCTCGGTTCGGAACTGTCGGAGAAGCGCAAGGAAGATCCGAAGTATGCCGCGGACGAGGCGCGGGCGGCGGAGAACCGCAAGGGCTATCAGGTCGCCGTGAAGCTTTCGAGCGAATTTGTGGCGGCCATCATCGTCGGCGCACTTCTGGGCTATCTTTTGGACCATTTTGCGGGTACAGGGCCGTGGGGGATGATCATACTTCTCCTCCTTGGTTTCTGTGCCGGTGTGCTGAACGTCCTGCGTTCGGCGGGCATGGTGGCAGCGCCCCATCCCGCGGATCAGCCGGGCAAGGGCGGCAAGAACAAGAGTGACGGCGCGTAA
- a CDS encoding F0F1 ATP synthase subunit A, which translates to MAGDKVDPVHQFVVNKIVPIEIGGIDFSFTNASLFMVATLAVATGFLYFTTSTRSLVPGRLQSVSELSYEFIASMLREGAGSHGMKFFPMVFSLFMFILTANMLGMVPYFFTITSQIVVTFALAIFVIGTVLVYGFYKHGLGFLNVFVPSGVPGILLPLVISIEIISFLSRPISLSVRLFANMLAGHITLKVFAGFVASLGTLGALGIGGAVLPLIMTVALTGLEFLVAFLQAYVFAVLTCMYLNDAVHPGGH; encoded by the coding sequence GTGGCAGGCGATAAGGTAGATCCGGTACACCAGTTTGTGGTCAACAAGATCGTTCCGATCGAAATTGGCGGGATTGATTTCTCCTTCACCAACGCATCTCTGTTCATGGTGGCGACGCTGGCCGTTGCGACCGGCTTCCTCTATTTCACGACGTCGACGCGTAGCCTGGTTCCGGGCCGCTTGCAGTCCGTCTCGGAACTGTCCTATGAATTCATCGCCTCCATGCTGCGCGAAGGCGCCGGCTCGCACGGCATGAAATTCTTCCCGATGGTGTTCTCGCTGTTCATGTTCATCCTGACGGCAAACATGCTCGGCATGGTTCCCTACTTTTTCACCATTACCAGCCAGATCGTCGTGACCTTTGCGCTTGCGATCTTCGTCATCGGCACGGTTCTGGTCTACGGTTTCTATAAGCACGGCCTTGGCTTCCTCAACGTGTTCGTGCCCTCTGGCGTACCCGGCATTCTTTTGCCGCTCGTGATTTCCATCGAAATCATCTCCTTCCTTTCCCGCCCGATCAGCCTTTCGGTTCGTCTCTTTGCGAACATGCTGGCAGGTCACATCACGCTGAAGGTGTTCGCAGGCTTCGTCGCCTCGCTCGGAACGCTCGGCGCGCTGGGTATCGGCGGTGCGGTTCTGCCGCTCATCATGACCGTTGCCCTCACGGGCCTCGAATTCCTCGTCGCCTTCCTGCAGGCCTATGTCTTTGCGGTGCTGACATGCATGTACCTCAACGACGCAGTGCATCCGGGTGGCCACTAA